A genomic window from Methanobrevibacter sp. TLL-48-HuF1 includes:
- the serB gene encoding phosphoserine phosphatase SerB has translation MIKLVVFDLDNVIIDGEAIDEIGKLANVEDEIAEITEKAMQGEIDFETSIKDRVKLLEGTSVEDIQKVADELPLMNGAEDTIARLKEEGLDVAIISGSFDIVAQTVKDKLGIENAYTNSFTVEDGKLTGEVTGPLVSGSKLDILKEHIEGNDTSLEEVVAVGDGANDISMIESAGIGIAFNAKDSVKEKADVVVDEKDLTKVLDEIINQLSTDVVEDDETEQVEEAEEKAEESTEEAEKPKKDGLPESDFVLADTMEGVRKQKDEKEAEIAKVTEEREEFNRIAKEQRKIRDELNASLKENLNKAIEFRNERNEINKQVEEAKKARNEANNKIRNLEWSSGKRDKIKIENEIKKIDKIIETRVLDIKKENQLVKNANDLRKQLMEIHEDESVKGEAQDLKKLSEEEHEKVIEFSEKAQAAHEEMLKYFRKTDDIRTAADEAHKKFIEARKNASAKHEEFKSILSDIHVINKKLGSNRPRKRRSSSNKSSSSNGNKNREEKERAEEIFDKFKHGGKLSTEELLLLQKYNIN, from the coding sequence TTGATTAAACTTGTAGTATTTGACTTAGATAACGTTATTATTGATGGAGAAGCAATTGATGAGATAGGGAAATTAGCAAATGTTGAAGATGAAATAGCTGAAATCACTGAAAAAGCTATGCAAGGAGAAATCGACTTTGAAACTTCTATTAAAGATAGAGTTAAACTTCTTGAAGGAACTTCTGTTGAAGATATTCAAAAAGTTGCTGATGAACTTCCATTAATGAATGGTGCTGAAGATACCATCGCACGTTTAAAAGAAGAAGGATTAGATGTAGCTATTATTAGTGGTAGTTTTGATATTGTTGCACAAACCGTAAAAGACAAACTCGGTATTGAAAATGCATACACTAATAGTTTCACTGTTGAAGACGGTAAATTGACTGGTGAAGTAACTGGACCTTTAGTATCTGGTTCTAAATTAGATATATTAAAAGAACATATTGAAGGTAATGACACTTCTTTAGAAGAAGTTGTTGCAGTTGGGGATGGAGCTAACGACATTTCCATGATCGAATCAGCAGGTATTGGAATTGCTTTCAATGCAAAAGATTCTGTTAAAGAAAAAGCTGATGTTGTAGTAGATGAAAAAGACTTAACCAAAGTCTTAGATGAAATTATTAATCAATTATCCACTGACGTTGTTGAAGATGACGAAACTGAACAAGTAGAAGAAGCAGAAGAAAAAGCTGAAGAATCTACTGAAGAAGCTGAAAAACCTAAAAAAGACGGTCTTCCTGAATCTGATTTTGTTTTAGCTGACACCATGGAAGGTGTAAGAAAACAAAAAGATGAAAAAGAAGCTGAAATAGCTAAAGTTACTGAAGAAAGAGAAGAATTCAACAGAATAGCTAAAGAACAACGTAAAATCCGTGATGAATTAAATGCATCATTAAAAGAAAACTTAAACAAAGCTATTGAATTCAGAAATGAACGTAACGAAATCAACAAACAAGTTGAAGAAGCTAAAAAAGCACGTAATGAAGCTAATAATAAAATTAGAAACTTAGAATGGTCTTCTGGTAAACGTGACAAAATTAAAATAGAAAATGAGATTAAAAAGATTGATAAAATCATTGAAACTCGTGTTTTAGATATTAAAAAAGAAAATCAGCTTGTTAAAAATGCAAATGATTTAAGAAAACAGTTAATGGAAATTCATGAAGATGAATCTGTTAAAGGTGAAGCACAAGATCTTAAAAAATTATCTGAAGAAGAACACGAAAAAGTTATTGAATTCTCTGAAAAAGCTCAAGCAGCTCATGAAGAAATGCTTAAATACTTCAGAAAAACTGATGATATCAGAACTGCAGCTGATGAAGCTCACAAAAAATTCATTGAAGCTCGTAAAAATGCTTCTGCAAAACACGAAGAATTCAAATCCATTTTAAGCGATATTCATGTTATCAATAAAAAATTAGGTTCTAACAGACCTAGAAAAAGAAGATCCAGCAGTAACAAATCTTCTTCATCTAACGGTAACAAAAATCGTGAAGAAAAAGAAAGGGCTGAAGAAATATTTGATAAATTCAAACATGGTGGAAAATTATCTACTGAAGAGCTCTTACTTTTACAAAAATACAATATTAATTAG
- a CDS encoding adenosylhomocysteinase has protein sequence MSKVKDMSLAKEGIRKIEWVQRHMPVLEHIKKEYEETQPFKGITIGSCLHLEPKTINLGLTLQAGGAEVAMTGCNPLSTHDDAVAGAADLGLNIYGWRDQDDEEYYQTINMVLDHKPDIIIDDGADMIMVLHNERTDVLKHIKGACEETTTGVHRLEAMHKDGALKFPVVAVNDAYTKYLFDNRYGTGQSSFDAIMGTTNMLIAGKSVVVCGYGWCGRGIALRAQGLGANVIVTEIDPIRALEARMDGYRVMKIRDAVKEADLIITVTGNINIIHGDDFKYMKDGCMLCNSGHFNVEINRQDLEAQSTDVREVRESIEMFIMKDGRKIYLLADGRLVNLSAARGQGHPAEIMDMSFAVQALSAKYILNNDLEVGVTKAPDDIDYEVANLKLKAMDIEIDTLSERQKEYMCSWKEGT, from the coding sequence ATGAGTAAAGTTAAAGATATGTCTCTTGCTAAAGAAGGTATAAGAAAAATTGAATGGGTTCAAAGACACATGCCAGTTCTTGAACACATTAAAAAAGAATATGAAGAAACTCAACCTTTCAAAGGAATCACTATCGGGTCCTGTTTACATTTAGAACCTAAAACTATTAATTTAGGATTGACTTTACAGGCAGGTGGAGCTGAAGTAGCTATGACTGGATGTAATCCGTTATCCACTCATGATGATGCAGTAGCTGGTGCTGCTGATTTAGGTTTAAATATTTATGGTTGGAGAGATCAGGACGATGAAGAATACTATCAAACTATCAACATGGTTCTTGACCATAAACCTGATATAATTATTGATGATGGTGCAGATATGATTATGGTTCTTCACAATGAAAGAACTGATGTTTTAAAACATATTAAAGGAGCATGTGAAGAAACTACTACTGGTGTTCACAGATTAGAAGCTATGCATAAAGATGGTGCTTTAAAATTCCCTGTTGTAGCTGTAAACGATGCTTACACTAAATATTTATTTGATAACAGGTATGGTACTGGCCAATCCAGTTTTGATGCAATTATGGGAACTACTAATATGTTAATAGCTGGTAAATCTGTTGTTGTATGTGGATATGGCTGGTGCGGTCGTGGAATAGCTTTAAGAGCACAAGGTCTTGGAGCTAATGTTATTGTAACTGAAATTGATCCAATCAGAGCACTTGAAGCAAGAATGGATGGTTACAGAGTAATGAAAATTAGAGATGCTGTAAAAGAAGCTGATTTAATCATTACTGTAACCGGCAACATCAATATTATTCATGGTGATGACTTTAAATACATGAAAGATGGCTGTATGTTATGTAATTCAGGTCATTTTAATGTGGAAATCAACAGACAGGATTTGGAAGCTCAGTCAACTGATGTTCGTGAAGTAAGGGAAAGTATTGAAATGTTTATTATGAAAGACGGCAGAAAAATATACTTGCTTGCAGATGGAAGATTGGTAAACTTATCAGCAGCCAGAGGACAAGGACACCCTGCAGAAATTATGGATATGAGTTTTGCTGTTCAGGCATTGTCTGCCAAATACATTTTAAACAACGATTTGGAAGTTGGTGTAACAAAAGCTCCTGATGACATTGATTATGAGGTAGCTAATTTAAAATTAAAAGCTATGGATATTGAAATTGATACTTTATCTGAGCGCCAAAAAGAGTACATGTGCAGCTGGAAAGAAGGAACTTAA
- a CDS encoding chorismate lyase, translating to MTIEKNEANKRLIEKINKVEENYTKNFSNTQKILLTTDGSITAILDVLYGKITLSTLEQHFDKADCEISKLINVNEGAQINYREVIMHKDDENLIYALSYIPLERLTDEICCDLVRADIPIGRILKNYQIESRREVNKIYIEKPNERLKDLFNTKEDMLAREYVIIHKNNVLMWIKEVFPVSKFTNI from the coding sequence ATGACTATCGAAAAAAATGAGGCAAATAAACGCCTAATTGAAAAAATAAACAAAGTAGAAGAAAATTATACAAAAAACTTTTCAAATACTCAAAAAATTCTGCTGACAACAGACGGCTCAATTACAGCTATTTTAGATGTGCTGTACGGTAAAATTACATTAAGTACCTTAGAACAGCACTTTGACAAGGCAGACTGTGAAATCAGCAAATTAATCAATGTTAATGAAGGGGCACAAATCAATTACAGGGAAGTTATAATGCATAAAGACGATGAAAACCTGATTTATGCACTGTCATACATCCCATTGGAACGCCTTACTGATGAAATCTGTTGTGATTTGGTTAGAGCAGATATACCGATAGGCAGAATTTTAAAAAATTACCAGATTGAATCAAGAAGAGAAGTAAATAAAATCTATATTGAAAAACCTAATGAAAGGTTAAAAGATTTATTTAACACAAAAGAAGATATGCTTGCCAGAGAATATGTAATTATCCATAAAAACAATGTATTGATGTGGATTAAAGAAGTATTCCCAGTCAGCAAATTTACAAACATTTAA
- a CDS encoding aldo/keto reductase, with translation MQYKELGKTKENVSILGFGAMRLPTKGSNDNIDESVASEILSYGIDNGINIIDTAYPYHSAGIDGNGNSEVFIGKFLKENSYRDDVLISTKSPCWLMEEKGDFEYYLDKQLEKLQTDSIDIYLLHALTKNDWDKVRKLRVLDFLDDSLSSGKIKHVGFSSHTEIDTFVDILDAYPKWEVVLTQMNYLDEYYQTGVMGLDELKRLNIGSMIMEPLRGGRLVQNIPPEVQKLWNSAEIKRTPVEWALEYLWNRDDVDCVLSGMNSLEQVRQNIQIASDVKEISEHDHDLIREVARTYKTLTGNDCTCCGYCMPCPEDVDIINCFKEYNIGKMLNNPKGSALQYFTLIDDDCRADSCINCGECEFVCPQMLDIPQELEKVDEYFGREFNHF, from the coding sequence ATGCAATATAAAGAACTTGGAAAAACCAAAGAAAATGTTTCAATTCTTGGTTTCGGAGCTATGAGATTACCTACAAAAGGTTCCAATGACAATATAGATGAAAGTGTAGCTAGTGAAATCCTTAGCTATGGAATTGATAATGGAATTAACATTATTGATACCGCCTATCCCTATCACAGTGCCGGAATTGACGGTAACGGAAACAGCGAAGTTTTCATTGGAAAATTTTTAAAGGAAAATAGCTATCGGGATGATGTTTTAATCTCTACAAAGTCTCCATGCTGGTTAATGGAAGAAAAAGGAGATTTTGAATATTATCTTGACAAACAACTTGAAAAACTCCAGACAGACAGTATTGATATCTATTTACTTCATGCTCTTACAAAGAATGATTGGGATAAAGTCCGTAAACTTAGAGTTCTGGATTTTCTTGATGACAGTTTAAGCAGTGGTAAAATAAAGCATGTGGGATTTTCATCACATACTGAAATTGATACATTTGTAGATATTCTTGACGCATATCCAAAATGGGAAGTTGTCCTGACACAGATGAACTATCTTGACGAATACTACCAGACAGGAGTAATGGGTCTTGATGAATTGAAAAGGCTGAATATCGGAAGTATGATTATGGAACCGCTGCGTGGAGGCAGATTAGTTCAAAATATTCCTCCGGAAGTCCAAAAACTTTGGAACAGTGCTGAAATTAAAAGAACTCCTGTTGAATGGGCTTTAGAATACTTATGGAACAGAGATGATGTTGACTGTGTTTTAAGTGGTATGAATTCACTGGAACAGGTCAGACAAAATATTCAGATAGCTTCAGATGTTAAGGAAATTAGTGAACATGACCATGATCTAATAAGAGAAGTTGCCAGAACATATAAAACATTAACTGGAAATGACTGTACCTGCTGCGGATACTGTATGCCATGTCCAGAAGATGTTGACATTATCAATTGTTTTAAGGAATACAACATTGGTAAAATGCTAAATAATCCTAAAGGAAGTGCACTGCAGTATTTTACTTTAATTGACGATGACTGCAGAGCAGACAGCTGCATCAATTGTGGAGAATGCGAATTTGTTTGCCCACAAATGCTCGACATCCCACAGGAACTTGAAAAAGTAGATGAATATTTCGGTAGAGAATTTAATCATTTTTAA
- a CDS encoding homocitrate synthase family protein: MQYYISHYNKEPELNFPDEITIYDTTLRDGEQTPGVCFSPEEKLEIAKKLDEIKIKQIEAGFPIVSKKEQESVKSITSEGLNAQILSLARTKKEDIDAALDCDVDGVITFMGTSDIHLEHKMHIGRQEALNTCMNAIEYAKDHGLFVAFSAEDATRTDLDFLKRIYNKAESYGADRVHIADTTGAITPQGITYLVKELKKDVNIDIALHCHNDFGLAVINSISGVLAGANGISTTVNGIGERAGNASLEELIMSLKLLYGKDLGFKTKHIKELSELVSKASGLPIPYNKPVVGNNVFRHESGIHVDAVIEEPLCYEPYIPELVGQKRQLVLGKHSGCRAVRAKLNECDLDVSDDTLIEIVKKVKKSREEGTYINDDVFKQIVKSCNYKKE, encoded by the coding sequence TTGCAATATTATATTAGTCATTATAATAAAGAACCTGAATTAAATTTCCCCGATGAAATTACAATTTATGATACAACTTTAAGGGACGGTGAACAAACCCCCGGAGTTTGTTTCAGTCCTGAAGAAAAGTTAGAAATTGCTAAAAAATTAGATGAAATTAAAATTAAACAGATTGAAGCAGGTTTTCCAATAGTATCTAAAAAAGAACAAGAATCAGTAAAATCTATCACTTCTGAAGGCCTTAATGCACAGATTCTTTCTTTAGCTAGAACCAAAAAAGAAGACATTGATGCTGCTCTTGACTGTGATGTTGATGGTGTTATTACATTTATGGGGACTTCAGACATCCATTTAGAACACAAAATGCACATCGGACGTCAGGAAGCACTGAACACATGTATGAATGCTATTGAATATGCTAAAGATCATGGATTATTTGTGGCATTTTCTGCAGAAGATGCAACCAGAACTGATTTGGATTTCCTAAAAAGAATATATAACAAAGCTGAAAGCTACGGAGCAGATAGGGTACATATAGCAGATACTACTGGTGCTATAACCCCACAAGGAATTACTTATTTAGTAAAAGAACTTAAAAAAGATGTAAACATAGATATCGCTCTACACTGTCACAATGATTTTGGTTTGGCGGTTATAAATTCCATATCCGGTGTATTGGCTGGAGCTAATGGAATTTCCACAACAGTAAACGGTATTGGAGAACGTGCCGGAAATGCGTCTCTTGAAGAGCTAATTATGTCTCTTAAATTATTATATGGTAAAGACTTAGGATTCAAAACCAAACATATTAAAGAATTATCCGAACTTGTATCAAAAGCCAGCGGACTGCCAATTCCTTACAACAAGCCTGTTGTAGGAAATAATGTATTCAGACATGAATCCGGAATCCATGTTGATGCAGTTATTGAAGAACCATTATGTTATGAACCGTATATTCCAGAATTAGTAGGGCAAAAAAGACAATTGGTATTAGGTAAACATTCAGGCTGCAGAGCAGTTAGAGCCAAATTAAATGAATGTGACCTGGATGTAAGTGATGATACACTTATTGAAATTGTTAAAAAAGTTAAAAAAAGCAGAGAAGAAGGAACCTACATTAATGATGATGTATTCAAACAGATCGTAAAAAGTTGTAATTATAAAAAAGAATAG
- a CDS encoding HesA/MoeB/ThiF family protein, giving the protein MPTRYIGDGYWEIISRQMSIVTRSQQERFKEAKIAIIGCGGIGGQTIEMLARMGVGQLNLVDEDEFDLSNLNRQTLASLKEVGLSKSQVAKEKVRLLNPYVKVNCFNETVTEENVDKIIGECDIVIDALDNVKTRVIVSRAAENKEIPFIHGAIHGTLGQITVFSPDKDTNYETMFNLPSKGKDLTEDVLDDLSNVTSGVPPVIGPTPNLIGCLEAMEAFKIMTGVGKVTEAPEMLTFDLLDLSSFGINEI; this is encoded by the coding sequence ATGCCAACAAGATATATAGGTGACGGATATTGGGAAATAATAAGTCGTCAAATGAGTATTGTAACCAGAAGCCAACAGGAAAGATTTAAAGAAGCTAAAATAGCAATTATTGGCTGTGGAGGAATAGGTGGTCAGACTATTGAAATGTTAGCTAGAATGGGTGTCGGTCAGCTTAATTTAGTTGATGAAGATGAATTTGACTTATCTAACTTAAACAGACAGACATTAGCCAGTCTTAAAGAAGTAGGCCTTTCCAAAAGCCAAGTAGCTAAAGAAAAAGTCAGATTACTTAATCCATATGTTAAAGTTAACTGCTTCAATGAAACTGTAACTGAAGAAAATGTTGATAAAATAATCGGTGAGTGTGACATTGTTATTGATGCACTTGACAATGTCAAAACAAGAGTCATTGTTTCCAGAGCAGCTGAAAATAAAGAAATTCCATTTATTCACGGAGCTATTCACGGAACTTTAGGTCAGATTACAGTATTTTCACCAGACAAAGACACAAACTATGAAACAATGTTTAATCTTCCATCAAAAGGTAAGGATTTAACTGAAGATGTGCTTGATGATTTATCCAATGTTACATCAGGTGTGCCTCCAGTTATTGGGCCTACTCCAAATCTAATTGGATGTCTTGAAGCTATGGAAGCCTTTAAAATAATGACGGGAGTTGGAAAAGTTACCGAAGCTCCAGAAATGCTAACATTTGATTTGCTGGATTTAAGCTCATTTGGCATAAATGAAATCTAA
- the fen gene encoding flap endonuclease-1, with protein MGVKLKDIIQPEPINFKDLKGRAISIDAFNTLYQFLSTIRQRDGRPLSDSNGNITSHLSGILYRNSSMIEKDIKPIYVFDGTPSYLKQETIDQRRQIREESEKKWKEALAKQDTQEARKYAMRSSKLSPYIIESSKKLLTMMGIPYIEAYGEGEAQAAYLVENGDAWAVASQDYDCLLFGAKRVVRNLAINSNLGDLEYYNLKRVLDELGINREQLIDMGILIGTDFSEGLKGVGAKTALKLAKKGELENKLAKLQEESSHDISEVREIFLNHNVNKDYKIRWKKPAKNDIIDFLCEEHGFSQDRVSKACDKLKNLNSSQKNLEDWF; from the coding sequence ATGGGTGTTAAATTAAAAGACATAATCCAGCCAGAACCGATTAATTTTAAAGATTTGAAAGGAAGAGCAATCTCTATAGATGCATTTAATACCCTTTATCAGTTTTTGTCTACAATCAGACAAAGAGATGGAAGACCCTTAAGTGACAGCAATGGAAATATAACTTCCCATTTAAGTGGAATTTTATATAGAAACTCTTCAATGATTGAAAAAGACATAAAACCGATTTATGTGTTTGACGGAACCCCATCTTACCTTAAACAGGAAACCATTGACCAGAGAAGACAGATAAGAGAAGAATCTGAAAAAAAATGGAAGGAAGCACTGGCTAAACAGGACACACAGGAAGCCAGAAAATATGCAATGAGATCTTCCAAATTATCTCCCTACATTATAGAATCCTCCAAAAAGCTGCTGACAATGATGGGAATACCATACATTGAAGCATATGGTGAAGGAGAAGCCCAGGCAGCATACCTTGTTGAAAATGGAGATGCGTGGGCAGTAGCTTCACAGGATTATGACTGTCTGTTATTCGGAGCCAAAAGGGTTGTAAGAAATCTGGCTATCAATTCCAACTTGGGAGATCTGGAATATTACAATTTAAAAAGAGTTTTAGATGAACTGGGCATAAATAGAGAACAGCTTATTGATATGGGAATACTGATTGGAACTGATTTTAGTGAAGGCTTAAAAGGAGTAGGTGCAAAAACAGCTCTTAAACTGGCTAAAAAAGGAGAACTTGAAAATAAATTAGCCAAACTTCAGGAAGAGTCATCACATGACATATCTGAAGTCAGAGAAATATTCCTAAATCATAATGTAAATAAGGACTATAAAATCAGATGGAAAAAGCCTGCTAAAAATGATATTATTGACTTTTTATGTGAAGAACACGGTTTTTCACAGGACAGAGTTTCAAAAGCCTGCGACAAATTAAAAAATTTAAATTCAAGCCAGAAAAACCTTGAAGACTGGTTCTAA
- the cyaB gene encoding class IV adenylate cyclase, with product MIEVEVKAKIDNFEDMREKLNNLGAVKTKEEFQEDIYFNSPIVDFAKTDEALRIRTTEQNNEKHIFITYKGAKIDSKSKTREEIEFGIEDSEKCAKTFEHIGFKKVRTVRKNREYYTYKNFEISLDDVEGLSPYMEIEIGLEDGNDYQQSQDSIFEVFEQLGITDGFERTSYLELLENL from the coding sequence ATGATAGAAGTTGAAGTAAAAGCTAAAATTGATAATTTTGAAGATATGAGGGAAAAATTAAATAATCTAGGGGCTGTTAAAACTAAAGAAGAATTTCAGGAAGATATTTATTTCAATAGCCCCATTGTAGATTTTGCTAAAACCGATGAAGCCCTAAGAATAAGAACAACAGAACAAAACAACGAAAAACACATTTTCATAACATATAAAGGAGCTAAAATTGATTCTAAAAGTAAAACACGTGAAGAAATAGAATTTGGAATTGAAGACAGTGAAAAATGTGCAAAAACATTTGAACATATAGGATTTAAAAAAGTCAGAACTGTCCGTAAAAATCGTGAATATTATACTTATAAAAACTTTGAAATAAGTTTAGATGATGTTGAAGGTTTAAGTCCATATATGGAAATTGAAATAGGTCTTGAAGATGGAAATGATTACCAACAATCCCAAGACAGTATTTTTGAAGTATTTGAACAGCTTGGCATTACAGATGGTTTTGAAAGAACTTCCTATCTGGAACTTTTAGAAAATTTATAA
- a CDS encoding TATA-box-binding protein produces the protein MTDVDIKIENIVASASIGKDIVLTEVSKALEGVNFNREQFPGLVFKLKDPKTAALIFSSGKLVCTGAKSIDDSKLAIKKTVDLMRTVDTEIPHEFEIKIQNIVASANLESTLNLEAVALELEDTEYEPEQFPGLVYRLSDPKVVLLLFGSGKVVCTGAKTRSDAKLGVERAYDRLSELDLI, from the coding sequence TTGACCGATGTTGATATAAAAATAGAAAACATTGTGGCTTCTGCAAGCATAGGAAAAGATATAGTTTTAACTGAAGTTTCCAAAGCTTTAGAAGGGGTTAATTTTAATCGTGAACAGTTTCCAGGATTAGTTTTTAAACTTAAAGATCCTAAAACAGCAGCATTAATTTTCAGCTCTGGTAAGCTTGTTTGTACTGGGGCAAAGTCTATAGATGACTCAAAGTTAGCTATTAAAAAGACTGTTGATTTAATGAGGACTGTTGATACTGAAATTCCTCATGAATTCGAAATTAAAATTCAAAACATTGTGGCTTCTGCAAACTTAGAATCCACATTAAACTTAGAAGCAGTAGCTTTAGAGCTTGAAGATACTGAATACGAACCTGAACAATTTCCGGGTTTAGTATACAGGTTATCTGACCCTAAAGTTGTTTTATTATTATTTGGTTCTGGTAAAGTTGTTTGTACTGGAGCTAAAACACGTAGCGACGCTAAATTAGGTGTCGAAAGAGCTTACGATAGATTAAGTGAGCTAGATTTAATATAA
- the hacA gene encoding homoaconitase large subunit: MNITEKILSAKAKKEVTPGEIIEIPVDLAMSHDGTSPPAIKTFEKVAAKVWDNEKIAIVFDHNVPANTIGSAEFQKVCRDFIKKQGIAKNYIHGDGICHQVLPEKGLVEPGKVIVGADSHTCTYGAYGAFSTGMGATDLAMVYATGKTWFMVPEAIKMEVTGELNSYTAPKDIILKIIGEVGIAGATYKTAEFCGETIEKMGVEGRATICNMAIEMGAKNGIMEPNKEVIQYVSQRTGKKESELNIVKSDKDAQYSEEMHFDINDMEPQIACPNDVDNVKDISKVEGTAVDQCLIGSCTNGRLSDLKDAYEILKDNEINNNTRLLILPASAEIYKQAIHKGYIDTFIDAGAIICNPGCGPCLGGHMGVLSEGETCVSTTNRNFKGRMGDPKSSVYLANSKVVAASAIEGVITNPKDL; encoded by the coding sequence TTGAATATTACAGAAAAAATATTATCAGCTAAAGCAAAAAAAGAAGTTACACCTGGAGAAATCATTGAAATTCCAGTTGATTTAGCTATGTCTCATGACGGAACATCACCACCAGCTATAAAAACCTTTGAAAAAGTAGCCGCCAAAGTCTGGGACAATGAAAAAATTGCAATTGTATTTGACCATAACGTTCCTGCAAATACCATAGGATCTGCAGAATTTCAGAAAGTATGCAGAGATTTTATAAAAAAACAGGGCATTGCTAAAAACTACATACACGGTGACGGAATATGCCACCAGGTACTTCCTGAAAAAGGACTGGTAGAACCTGGAAAAGTTATTGTAGGAGCAGACTCACACACATGTACTTATGGTGCATATGGAGCATTTTCCACAGGAATGGGTGCTACTGATTTAGCTATGGTCTATGCTACAGGTAAAACATGGTTTATGGTTCCTGAAGCTATTAAAATGGAAGTTACCGGAGAGCTGAATTCCTATACTGCTCCAAAAGACATTATTTTAAAAATCATAGGAGAAGTGGGAATAGCAGGAGCTACTTATAAAACTGCAGAATTCTGCGGAGAAACCATCGAAAAAATGGGAGTGGAAGGCAGAGCTACAATATGTAATATGGCTATTGAAATGGGAGCTAAAAACGGAATAATGGAACCTAATAAAGAAGTTATCCAATACGTTTCCCAGAGAACTGGAAAAAAAGAAAGTGAATTGAACATTGTTAAATCTGATAAAGATGCACAGTATTCAGAAGAAATGCACTTTGATATAAATGATATGGAACCTCAAATAGCCTGCCCTAATGATGTAGATAATGTTAAAGACATCTCCAAAGTTGAAGGGACAGCTGTTGACCAATGTTTAATAGGTTCCTGTACAAACGGCAGATTATCTGATTTGAAAGATGCTTATGAAATCTTAAAAGATAATGAAATTAATAATAATACCAGATTACTGATTCTTCCAGCATCAGCTGAAATTTACAAACAGGCAATACATAAAGGATACATTGATACATTTATAGATGCTGGAGCCATTATCTGCAATCCAGGATGCGGACCTTGTCTTGGAGGACATATGGGAGTTTTATCTGAAGGTGAAACCTGCGTATCTACAACAAACAGAAATTTCAAAGGAAGAATGGGAGACCCTAAATCTTCAGTATATCTGGCTAATTCAAAGGTTGTTGCTGCTTCAGCTATTGAAGGAGTTATTACAAATCCTAAAGATTTATAG
- a CDS encoding DUF2119 domain-containing protein — MSYFRYVDNGEGPTKLFIGGVHGNEGKTSLKFLKRLNADDFSEGQFYFYNFDKTPYISTIKKEYYKSEIGLKILDLIEYFEPDFYTELHCYDLAHFDRLTSMERYTKTGIPPLIDLGNHVLVSSVSPLIRMTYFSTDTVCKTLEFPCVEKLSCKKEEKYNFNKKLAVETYEKLLNLIIKAPDRKYFEKEMLKNYYNQVALAVDYAKKVFGPEFPPY; from the coding sequence ATGTCTTATTTCAGATATGTTGATAATGGTGAAGGTCCAACTAAGTTATTTATTGGTGGAGTTCACGGTAATGAAGGCAAAACTTCTTTAAAATTTCTTAAACGTTTGAATGCTGATGATTTTTCAGAAGGTCAGTTTTATTTTTATAATTTTGATAAAACTCCATATATTTCCACAATTAAAAAGGAATATTATAAATCAGAAATCGGATTGAAGATTTTGGATCTGATTGAGTATTTTGAACCTGATTTTTATACAGAACTTCACTGTTATGATTTAGCACATTTTGACAGGTTAACTTCTATGGAACGTTACACCAAAACAGGAATTCCTCCATTAATAGATTTGGGAAATCATGTGCTGGTAAGTTCTGTTTCTCCATTGATTCGAATGACCTATTTTTCAACAGACACTGTTTGTAAAACACTGGAATTTCCATGTGTTGAGAAGTTATCCTGTAAAAAAGAAGAAAAATATAATTTCAATAAAAAATTAGCTGTTGAAACCTATGAAAAGCTTCTTAATTTAATTATTAAGGCACCTGATAGGAAATATTTTGAAAAGGAAATGCTGAAAAATTACTATAATCAGGTTGCATTGGCTGTTGATTATGCCAAAAAAGTATTTGGTCCGGAGTTTCCTCCTTATTAG